The following coding sequences lie in one Gemmatimonadota bacterium genomic window:
- a CDS encoding aminotransferase class V-fold PLP-dependent enzyme encodes MRALRAREFARLDAGGHAYLDYTGSGLYPESLVRAYAELLQSTVLGNPHSGNPTSRAATQVVKSARRRILEFFAADPAEYEVVFTLNATGALKLVGEAYPFAPGSRFCLTSDNHNSVNGIREFAARRGAEVTYLRLSPELRIPDIEVQLEGADRRVPNLFAYPAQSNFSGVQHPLEWTELARSLGYDVLLDAAAFVPTNRLSLGAVEPDFVTISFYKMFGFPTGVGALLARCEALARLRRPWFSGGTVRFVSAQNRVRILYSNEAGFEDGTLNFLSLAAVTAGLDFLDSVGVEAIHAHVTELTALLLEGLLPLRHGSGAPLVRVYGPCTTAGRGATVAFNVLDPAGVVVDCRLIEAAAGAASISLRSGYFCNPGAAETSFELAEDEARRCYEELQGETFTFSQFSACLHDKPVGAVRVSLGVASNEADVRRLLETLLTFRDRPAERLASTQVEQALVD; translated from the coding sequence ATGCGGGCGCTGCGGGCGCGGGAGTTCGCTCGCCTGGATGCCGGCGGGCACGCCTACCTCGATTACACGGGCAGCGGCCTCTATCCGGAGTCGCTGGTACGCGCCTATGCGGAGCTGCTGCAGTCCACGGTCCTGGGCAATCCCCACTCGGGGAACCCTACTTCGCGGGCGGCCACGCAGGTGGTCAAGTCCGCGCGACGTCGCATCCTGGAATTCTTCGCGGCGGATCCCGCCGAATACGAGGTAGTCTTCACGCTGAATGCCACCGGCGCACTGAAGCTGGTGGGCGAGGCGTACCCGTTCGCGCCCGGCTCGCGCTTCTGCCTGACGTCGGACAACCACAACTCGGTGAACGGGATCCGCGAGTTCGCGGCGAGGCGGGGCGCCGAGGTGACCTACCTCAGACTCAGTCCGGAGCTGCGCATCCCCGACATCGAAGTGCAGCTCGAGGGTGCGGACCGGCGGGTGCCGAACCTGTTCGCGTACCCGGCGCAATCCAATTTCTCGGGCGTGCAGCATCCGCTGGAATGGACGGAGCTGGCGCGCTCGCTGGGGTATGACGTACTGCTGGATGCGGCCGCGTTCGTGCCCACGAACCGGCTGAGCCTGGGCGCGGTCGAACCCGACTTCGTGACCATATCCTTTTACAAGATGTTCGGTTTCCCGACCGGCGTGGGCGCGCTGCTCGCGCGCTGCGAGGCCCTGGCCAGGCTGCGCCGCCCCTGGTTCAGCGGCGGCACCGTGCGCTTCGTCTCCGCGCAGAACCGGGTACGGATCCTGTACAGCAACGAAGCCGGGTTCGAGGACGGCACGCTGAACTTCCTGAGCCTGGCCGCGGTCACTGCCGGACTGGATTTCCTGGACAGCGTTGGCGTCGAGGCCATCCACGCGCATGTGACGGAGCTGACGGCCCTGTTGCTGGAAGGGCTGCTTCCGCTGCGGCACGGCAGCGGCGCCCCGCTGGTCCGCGTCTACGGCCCCTGTACGACGGCGGGCCGGGGAGCCACCGTCGCCTTCAATGTGCTGGATCCGGCGGGCGTCGTGGTGGATTGCCGGCTGATCGAGGCGGCGGCGGGCGCGGCCAGCATCTCGCTGCGCAGCGGCTACTTCTGCAACCCGGGCGCGGCGGAGACCTCCTTCGAGCTGGCCGAGGACGAGGCGCGGCGCTGCTACGAGGAGCTGCAGGGCGAGACCTTTACCTTCTCACAGTTCTCGGCGTGCCTGCACGACAAGCCCGTGGGCGCGGTGCGCGTCTCGCTGGGAGTGGCCAGCAATGAAGCCGATGTGCGGCGCCTGCTCGAGACGCTGCTCACCTTCCGGGACCGCCCGGCCGAGAGGCTGGCGAGCACGCAGGTCGAGCAGGCGCTCGTCGACTAA
- the bstA gene encoding bacillithiol transferase BstA, giving the protein MHATLEDLRYPVGRFDPGAEVPHQQRSALIDEIAAIPARLRAAVAGLSDVELDTPYRDGGWTVRQVVHHVPDSHMNAYMRFKLALTEENPPIKTYEEKLWAELIDARTAPPEPSLQLLEALHLRWVMLLRSLGPAEYERSFRHPEWGPITLGVTLRLYEWHGRHHVAHITSLRKRMGWH; this is encoded by the coding sequence ATGCACGCCACCCTGGAAGATCTGCGCTACCCCGTGGGCCGGTTCGATCCGGGCGCGGAGGTGCCGCACCAGCAGAGGAGCGCGTTGATCGACGAGATCGCCGCTATACCCGCCAGGCTGCGCGCGGCGGTGGCCGGTTTGAGCGACGTGGAGCTGGACACGCCCTACCGCGACGGCGGCTGGACCGTGCGCCAGGTGGTGCACCACGTGCCGGACAGCCACATGAACGCGTACATGCGCTTCAAGCTCGCGCTGACGGAGGAGAATCCGCCCATCAAGACCTACGAGGAGAAGCTCTGGGCGGAGCTGATCGACGCCCGCACCGCGCCGCCCGAGCCCTCACTGCAGCTTCTCGAGGCGCTCCACCTGCGCTGGGTCATGCTGCTCCGCTCCCTGGGCCCGGCGGAGTACGAACGCAGCTTCCGCCACCCCGAGTGGGGACCCATCACGCTGGGAGTGACGTTGCGCCTCTACGAGTGGCACGGCCGCCACCACGTCGCCCACATCACATCGCTGCGGAAGCGGATGGGCTGGCATTAG
- a CDS encoding di-trans,poly-cis-decaprenylcistransferase has translation MEQRGEEVPQGLHVAIIMDGNGRWARARGRPRLVGHRQGAKSVRRVVEAAPDLGIRVLTLYAFSADNWQRPAPEVAGLFRLFHRYLRTEIGECLERGVRLSVIGRRDRLPASLVAAIEAAESATREGQVLHLRLAVDYSSRDAILVAAQRLNGAPPTRQAFARVLAQATHAPLPAPDVDLLIRTAGEQRLSDFLLWENAYAELYFTPRLWPDFGASELEVAVREFHRRERRFGAIPEAAAV, from the coding sequence ATGGAACAAAGGGGAGAGGAAGTGCCGCAGGGGCTGCATGTGGCGATCATCATGGACGGGAACGGCCGTTGGGCGCGGGCCCGGGGGCGGCCGCGGCTGGTGGGGCACCGGCAGGGGGCGAAGTCGGTGCGCCGCGTGGTGGAGGCGGCGCCGGATTTGGGGATCCGGGTGCTCACCCTGTACGCGTTCTCTGCGGACAACTGGCAGCGGCCGGCGCCGGAGGTTGCGGGGCTGTTCCGGCTGTTTCACCGCTATCTCCGGACGGAGATCGGGGAGTGCCTCGAGCGAGGCGTGCGGCTGAGCGTGATCGGGCGGCGGGACCGGCTGCCGGCGTCGCTAGTGGCGGCGATCGAGGCGGCGGAGTCGGCGACACGGGAAGGCCAGGTACTCCACCTCCGGCTGGCGGTGGACTACTCGAGCCGGGACGCGATCCTGGTGGCGGCTCAGCGGCTGAACGGCGCGCCTCCTACGCGGCAGGCGTTCGCCCGCGTGCTGGCGCAGGCGACGCACGCGCCGCTGCCGGCGCCGGATGTAGACCTGCTGATCCGCACGGCAGGCGAGCAGCGGCTGAGCGATTTCCTGCTCTGGGAAAACGCGTACGCCGAGCTCTATTTCACGCCCCGGCTGTGGCCGGATTTCGGGGCGTCGGAGCTGGAAGTAGCGGTTCGGGAATTCCACCGTCGCGAGCGGCGCTTCGGCGCGATTCCCGAAGCTGCCGCCGTGTAA
- a CDS encoding DUF4383 domain-containing protein has protein sequence MSTVQRVAQVFGWVFVLVGVLGFVAGSASMEEGMLLGLFPVNLLHNLVHLAFGIWGIAAARSFGGAKTYGQAGGVVYLLLAVVGLVAANPLDLVPLGGNDIWLHALLGAILAYFGFTAKEVAAAAPAA, from the coding sequence ATGTCGACCGTCCAGCGGGTGGCCCAAGTCTTCGGTTGGGTGTTCGTGCTCGTCGGTGTGCTGGGGTTTGTTGCCGGCAGCGCGAGCATGGAGGAAGGCATGCTGCTCGGGCTGTTCCCTGTCAACCTCCTGCACAACCTGGTGCACCTGGCGTTCGGCATCTGGGGCATCGCGGCCGCGCGCAGCTTTGGCGGCGCGAAGACCTATGGCCAGGCCGGAGGCGTGGTCTACTTGCTGCTCGCCGTGGTGGGACTGGTGGCAGCCAATCCCCTGGACCTCGTCCCACTGGGCGGCAATGACATCTGGCTGCACGCGCTGCTGGGCGCGATCCTGGCCTACTTCGGCTTCACGGCCAAGGAAGTCGCGGCGGCAGCGCCGGCCGCCTAG
- a CDS encoding cysteine desulfurase-like protein: MAEGTGAGAPGLAAVETIRAQFPALARQHNGRSVAYFDGPGGTQVPHAVTQAMTDYLLQHNANTAWAYPTSEETDAALWRARQALADFLGATPAEIAFGCNMTTLTFHLSRALGRRLNAGDEVVATELEHHANIAPWQALVRERGVRLRLARMRPETGELDWEHLERQISPRTRLLALTAASNALGTIVQVPRAAALARQVGALVFVDAVHLAAHAPLAVRELDCDFLACSAYKFYGPHVGVLYARRELLEELDLPRLEPAPDTAPERFETGTQNHEGIVGAAAAVDFLASLAPGANRRARLRATLEQLGGRGDALLRRLWDGLGEIRGVRRYGPPPGTPRTPTLAFTVDGLAAIEVVRHLAEQALFATHGDFYAATVLERLGLSAQGLVRAGCACYTTGGEVERLLQAVAELTG, translated from the coding sequence ATGGCTGAAGGCACAGGCGCCGGTGCCCCGGGTCTGGCGGCCGTGGAGACGATCCGGGCGCAGTTCCCGGCGCTCGCGCGGCAGCACAACGGGCGCAGCGTCGCCTACTTCGATGGACCGGGCGGCACGCAGGTCCCGCACGCCGTAACGCAGGCCATGACGGACTACCTGCTGCAGCACAACGCTAACACGGCCTGGGCCTACCCGACGAGCGAGGAGACGGACGCCGCGCTCTGGCGGGCCCGCCAGGCGCTGGCCGACTTCCTGGGCGCCACGCCAGCGGAGATCGCGTTCGGCTGCAACATGACCACGCTCACCTTTCACCTCTCCCGGGCGCTGGGGCGGCGGCTGAATGCGGGCGACGAGGTCGTGGCCACCGAGCTCGAGCACCACGCCAACATCGCACCCTGGCAGGCGCTGGTGCGGGAACGAGGCGTGCGGCTCCGCCTGGCCCGCATGCGGCCGGAGACGGGTGAGCTCGACTGGGAGCATCTCGAGCGGCAGATCTCGCCACGTACCCGGCTCCTCGCCCTTACCGCCGCGTCCAACGCCCTGGGCACCATCGTCCAGGTGCCGCGCGCGGCCGCGCTGGCCCGCCAGGTCGGCGCCCTCGTCTTCGTGGACGCCGTGCACCTCGCCGCCCACGCACCCCTCGCCGTGCGCGAGCTGGACTGCGATTTCCTGGCCTGCTCCGCCTACAAGTTCTACGGGCCCCATGTGGGCGTGCTCTACGCCCGGCGCGAGCTGCTCGAAGAGCTGGACTTGCCCAGGCTCGAGCCGGCGCCCGACACGGCGCCCGAGCGCTTCGAGACCGGGACGCAGAACCACGAGGGAATTGTGGGCGCGGCGGCGGCCGTCGACTTCCTGGCCTCGCTCGCGCCCGGAGCGAACCGTCGCGCGCGGCTGCGCGCCACCCTCGAACAGCTCGGCGGGCGCGGCGATGCCTTGCTGCGACGGTTGTGGGACGGTCTGGGCGAGATACGCGGCGTGCGCCGCTACGGGCCGCCACCGGGTACGCCGCGTACGCCCACGCTGGCTTTCACCGTGGACGGCCTGGCCGCGATCGAGGTGGTGCGCCACCTGGCGGAGCAGGCGCTGTTCGCAACCCACGGCGACTTCTACGCCGCCACTGTGCTGGAACGACTTGGCCTCTCGGCCCAGGGACTGGTGCGCGCCGGCTGCGCCTGCTACACCACCGGGGGCGAGGTCGAGCGGCTGCTGCAGGCTGTCGCGGAGCTCACGGGCTGA
- a CDS encoding MBL fold metallo-hydrolase, which translates to MILKLFFHEKLAQASYLLGCDATGEALVVDPNRVLEQYLEAARREGLRITHVTETHIHADYVSGSRELAHRTGARLLLSAEGGDDWSYRFAQGARATLLRDGDAFLVGNVHIEALHTPGHTPEHLAFLVTDTASADAPMGAFSGDCVFVGDVGRPDLLERAAGVQGASETAARQLCHSIQRFKGLPDYLQLWPAHGAGSACGKALGAVPQSTVGYEKRFNWAFAHQDESAFVRAVLAGQPEPPKYYAQMKRINRDGPPPMGGLRPPARLPDQRLEPLLAEGALIVDTRPAAAYAAAHVPGTINIPLNRAFPNWAGWLLPYDRDLYLTVDDDGAGSVDEAVQDLAFIGLDRVAGYFTSAAVHCAGARGAGSIREAWPAELAAPLVEGAVTVIDVRARGEWEAGHLPGVSNIPLGYLTDRLDEVPRDRPVVVHCQSGGRSAIAASLLEAHGFRDVINLRGGLSGWALAGLPVVREPE; encoded by the coding sequence ATGATCCTCAAACTCTTTTTCCATGAAAAGCTCGCCCAGGCCAGCTACCTGCTGGGCTGTGACGCCACGGGCGAGGCGCTGGTGGTGGACCCGAATCGCGTGCTGGAACAGTACCTCGAAGCGGCGCGCCGGGAAGGGCTGCGCATCACCCACGTAACCGAGACCCACATCCACGCCGACTACGTCTCCGGCTCCCGCGAACTGGCTCACCGGACCGGCGCCCGTTTGCTCCTATCCGCGGAGGGCGGCGACGACTGGAGCTACCGCTTCGCGCAGGGTGCCCGCGCTACGCTGCTGCGTGACGGCGACGCATTTCTGGTGGGCAACGTCCACATCGAGGCCCTGCACACGCCCGGCCATACGCCCGAGCACCTGGCGTTCCTGGTCACGGATACGGCCAGTGCCGACGCGCCTATGGGGGCGTTCAGCGGCGACTGCGTCTTCGTGGGCGACGTGGGCCGGCCCGACCTGCTCGAGCGTGCCGCGGGCGTGCAGGGCGCGAGTGAAACCGCAGCGCGCCAGCTCTGCCACTCGATTCAACGCTTCAAGGGGCTCCCCGACTATCTGCAGCTCTGGCCGGCGCACGGCGCAGGCTCGGCGTGCGGCAAGGCGCTGGGCGCCGTGCCCCAATCCACGGTCGGCTACGAAAAACGATTCAACTGGGCCTTTGCCCACCAGGACGAGTCCGCGTTCGTCCGGGCCGTGCTCGCCGGCCAGCCGGAGCCGCCCAAATATTACGCGCAAATGAAGCGCATCAACCGGGACGGGCCGCCCCCGATGGGCGGGTTGCGGCCCCCGGCGCGCCTCCCTGACCAGCGCCTGGAACCCCTGCTGGCGGAGGGGGCGCTCATCGTCGACACCCGCCCGGCCGCCGCCTACGCCGCCGCCCACGTACCAGGCACCATCAACATCCCGCTCAATCGAGCCTTTCCCAACTGGGCGGGTTGGCTGCTCCCCTATGACCGCGACCTGTACCTGACGGTAGACGACGATGGCGCCGGCTCCGTCGACGAGGCGGTCCAGGACCTCGCCTTCATCGGCCTGGACCGTGTGGCCGGCTATTTCACCAGCGCCGCCGTGCACTGTGCCGGCGCCCGTGGCGCGGGCTCGATTCGCGAGGCCTGGCCCGCGGAGCTCGCCGCCCCCCTGGTCGAAGGCGCGGTTACCGTGATCGATGTGCGTGCGCGCGGCGAGTGGGAGGCGGGGCACCTCCCGGGTGTGTCCAACATCCCGCTGGGCTATCTCACGGACCGGTTGGACGAGGTCCCCCGGGACCGGCCCGTCGTCGTGCACTGCCAGTCCGGCGGCCGCTCTGCCATCGCCGCAAGCCTGCTCGAAGCGCACGGATTCCGCGACGTCATCAACCTCAGAGGCGGCTTGAGTGGCTGGGCACTGGCAGGCCTGCCGGTCGTACGGGAACCGGAGTAA
- a CDS encoding ABC transporter substrate-binding protein: protein MTQRIASLLASATEIVCALGLEERLVAISHECDYPPQVLGRPRISRPRFDPAGLGSGAVDAAVRQALLEHGSVYAIDGDALAGLDPDLILSQAVCEVCAVPTPGVRQVVAERGLRARILSLDAHTLEEILDSIIMVGEAAGAERAAAALVQALESRLARIEAAVRGLERLRVLALEWLDPPFAPGHWVPQMIESAGGTSLAGERAARSRELSWDGLHDLDPDVLVVMPCGYGLDAAAHDADLHAERLMEVAHRAVQSGGAFVVDGSAYFNRSGPRVVAGVEILAGLLHPDYFPPPPADQARAWRPAAAVRGAGQPGDSPSRHSRSGAQHREAGP, encoded by the coding sequence ATGACGCAGCGCATTGCATCCCTGCTGGCCAGTGCGACGGAGATCGTGTGCGCCCTGGGGCTCGAGGAGCGGCTGGTGGCCATCTCGCACGAGTGCGACTACCCGCCGCAGGTGCTCGGCCGCCCGCGCATCAGCCGCCCGCGCTTCGATCCGGCCGGTCTGGGCAGCGGCGCCGTGGACGCGGCAGTGCGCCAGGCCCTGCTGGAGCACGGCAGTGTGTACGCCATTGACGGTGACGCGCTGGCCGGTCTCGATCCTGACCTGATCCTCAGCCAGGCGGTGTGCGAGGTGTGCGCGGTGCCGACGCCCGGCGTACGGCAGGTCGTGGCAGAACGGGGGCTGCGGGCCCGTATCCTCTCGCTGGACGCCCACACCCTGGAAGAAATCCTGGATTCGATCATCATGGTCGGCGAAGCCGCGGGCGCGGAGCGGGCGGCGGCGGCGCTGGTGCAGGCACTCGAGTCGCGCCTGGCGCGCATCGAGGCCGCCGTCCGCGGCCTCGAGCGGCTGCGCGTGCTCGCGCTGGAATGGCTGGACCCACCCTTCGCGCCCGGGCACTGGGTACCGCAGATGATCGAATCCGCGGGCGGCACGAGTCTGGCCGGCGAACGCGCCGCCCGCTCGCGCGAGCTGAGCTGGGACGGACTGCACGACCTGGATCCCGATGTGCTGGTGGTCATGCCCTGCGGCTACGGGCTGGACGCCGCCGCCCACGACGCCGACCTGCATGCGGAGCGGCTGATGGAGGTCGCCCACCGGGCCGTCCAGAGTGGCGGCGCTTTCGTCGTAGACGGCTCGGCGTATTTCAACCGGTCGGGCCCGCGCGTGGTCGCCGGCGTCGAGATCCTGGCTGGTTTGCTCCATCCGGACTACTTCCCCCCACCACCGGCGGACCAGGCGCGGGCCTGGCGGCCGGCGGCGGCCGTTCGCGGGGCTGGGCAACCGGGAGATTCGCCCTCGAGGCACAGCCGGTCCGGGGCGCAGCATCGGGAGGCAGGGCCGTGA
- a CDS encoding M20/M25/M40 family metallo-hydrolase yields MGLTRKEFLELTGRATLGAGLLSSFDFLRAHPALAEVFDAADLRKIHEYIARHKEEHVAKVQADLRQPSVSSWNMGIKEMADRMVESFRALGCKEAALVPTSGFPGVWAYYDAGAPKTVVMYMMYDTQPWDEKRWSSPPLAAERVNMDPFGEVIMARGAVNSKGPNRFVLNALESIIAVTGRLPVNIMFTCEGEEEQGSPHFHEVLDPYRDRLKRAHALLNPGPSQQSDGSVSMSLGNKGILFLELEAHGARWGRGPQKMPIHSSRKAVLDSPVWRLIQALRSMYDPAANRLLVEGYYDDIRPPSEEEEMLLQTLVTRFRDRLFATERENIKVFMNDWTPEEAARRLMFDTTLNIDGLWAGYTGPGSATILPEKAAVKLDSRLVPNQSIARQKQLVLEHLARHGFTDISVQQHGGGDEWSQTSVTAAPVQAVLSMYRKAGIEPMVWPRSPGSSPQWEYTRRLGLPAAGGGLGHGSRAHADDEYIVIEGNEKVAGIVKAEQSIVDILYAYASWPEKKKTA; encoded by the coding sequence ATGGGCCTCACGCGCAAGGAGTTCCTCGAGTTGACCGGCAGGGCTACTCTGGGCGCTGGTTTGCTATCCAGCTTCGACTTCCTCCGGGCGCACCCGGCGCTGGCGGAGGTGTTCGATGCCGCCGACCTGAGGAAGATCCACGAGTACATCGCCAGGCACAAGGAGGAGCACGTAGCCAAGGTGCAGGCTGATCTGCGCCAGCCGTCCGTCAGCTCCTGGAACATGGGGATCAAGGAAATGGCGGACCGCATGGTCGAGAGCTTCCGCGCCCTGGGCTGCAAGGAGGCGGCGCTGGTGCCAACCAGCGGCTTCCCGGGCGTGTGGGCGTATTACGATGCAGGCGCGCCCAAGACCGTGGTCATGTACATGATGTACGACACGCAGCCCTGGGACGAGAAGCGCTGGAGCTCGCCGCCGCTGGCCGCCGAGCGGGTGAACATGGACCCCTTCGGCGAGGTGATCATGGCGCGGGGCGCGGTCAACTCGAAGGGGCCGAACCGCTTCGTGCTGAACGCCCTCGAGTCCATCATCGCAGTCACGGGCAGGCTGCCGGTGAACATCATGTTCACGTGTGAGGGTGAGGAGGAGCAGGGGAGCCCGCACTTCCACGAGGTGCTCGACCCCTACCGGGACCGGCTGAAGCGGGCGCACGCGCTGCTCAATCCCGGGCCGTCGCAGCAATCGGACGGGAGCGTCTCCATGAGTCTGGGGAACAAGGGGATCCTGTTCCTCGAGCTGGAAGCGCACGGCGCCAGGTGGGGGCGCGGCCCGCAGAAGATGCCTATCCATTCGAGCCGCAAAGCGGTGCTCGACTCGCCCGTGTGGCGGCTGATCCAGGCACTGCGCTCGATGTACGACCCGGCCGCCAACCGCTTGCTGGTCGAGGGCTACTACGACGACATCCGCCCGCCCTCCGAGGAGGAGGAGATGCTCCTGCAGACGCTGGTCACCCGGTTCCGGGACCGGCTGTTCGCGACCGAGCGGGAGAATATCAAGGTGTTCATGAACGACTGGACGCCCGAGGAGGCGGCCCGCCGTCTCATGTTCGACACGACCCTGAACATTGACGGACTCTGGGCCGGCTACACGGGCCCCGGCTCGGCCACGATCCTGCCCGAGAAGGCTGCCGTCAAGCTGGACTCGCGGCTGGTGCCCAACCAATCCATTGCCCGGCAGAAGCAGCTCGTGCTCGAGCACCTTGCGCGTCACGGCTTCACGGACATCAGTGTGCAGCAGCATGGCGGAGGCGACGAGTGGTCCCAGACCTCCGTGACCGCGGCGCCCGTGCAGGCAGTGCTCAGCATGTACAGGAAGGCGGGCATCGAGCCCATGGTCTGGCCCCGCTCCCCCGGCTCCTCGCCCCAGTGGGAGTACACGCGCCGGCTGGGCCTGCCCGCCGCGGGCGGCGGGCTGGGCCACGGCTCCCGCGCCCACGCCGATGACGAGTACATCGTGATCGAGGGCAATGAGAAGGTCGCCGGCATTGTGAAGGCCGAGCAGTCCATCGTCGACATCCTCTACGCCTACGCGAGCTGGCCCGAGAAGAAGAAGACCGCCTGA
- a CDS encoding dicarboxylate/amino acid:cation symporter — MLSGLVAGAAAGVTANALWRDAATLEWIVNNVAQPVGQVFLRMLFMVVIPLVFTSLALGVAGLGDPKRIGRIGAKTLGFFVCTTAAAAALGLILVNAIAPGEALDPAVRSALLSAYAPQAAEKVSAAQASGFGISTFVNIVPRNPLDAAARGEMLGLIFFTLIFGLALTQLPSAAAAPVLRVLEGVAQAVSVIIGFAMRIAPIGVAGLIFAVTARFGFDILRSLGLYVVVVLSGLVLHQFGVIALLVRLLAGLSPRTFFSRARAMMVTAFSTSSSNATLPTTIRTAEQEFGVPREVAGFVLPLGATMNMNGTALFEGVTVLFLAQVFGVALSLPMQMVVVVMAVITAIGAAGVPSGSIPLLVMVLQMVGVPGEGIALVLGVDRLLDMARTVPNVTGDLLTSLVITRSERLPFAAPAGAPAVAEVLAPPAVAAGAAD; from the coding sequence ATCCTGTCGGGCCTGGTGGCAGGCGCCGCCGCGGGCGTGACCGCCAACGCCTTATGGCGCGACGCTGCTACGCTCGAGTGGATCGTCAACAATGTGGCGCAGCCGGTGGGGCAGGTCTTCCTGCGCATGCTGTTCATGGTGGTCATACCGCTGGTCTTCACTTCGCTGGCGCTGGGGGTGGCAGGACTTGGCGACCCGAAGCGTATCGGCCGCATTGGCGCGAAGACACTGGGCTTCTTCGTCTGCACCACGGCCGCGGCGGCCGCGCTCGGGCTCATACTTGTCAATGCCATTGCGCCGGGCGAGGCGCTGGATCCAGCCGTACGCTCGGCCCTGCTGAGCGCCTACGCGCCGCAAGCCGCGGAAAAGGTCAGCGCGGCGCAGGCCAGCGGCTTCGGGATCAGCACCTTCGTCAACATTGTTCCCAGGAACCCGCTCGATGCCGCGGCGCGCGGCGAAATGCTGGGGCTCATCTTCTTCACCCTGATCTTCGGCCTGGCGCTGACTCAACTGCCCTCCGCTGCAGCCGCACCCGTGCTCCGCGTGCTGGAAGGCGTGGCCCAGGCCGTGTCCGTCATCATCGGCTTTGCCATGCGCATTGCGCCGATTGGTGTGGCCGGCCTGATCTTCGCCGTAACCGCCCGGTTCGGCTTCGATATTCTGCGCTCCCTCGGGCTGTACGTGGTCGTGGTATTGTCGGGGCTGGTGCTGCATCAGTTTGGCGTGATCGCCCTGCTTGTCCGGCTCCTCGCGGGCTTGAGTCCGCGAACATTTTTCAGTCGCGCCCGCGCGATGATGGTGACGGCGTTCTCGACCTCGAGCTCGAATGCCACGCTGCCCACCACGATCCGCACGGCCGAGCAGGAGTTCGGCGTGCCCCGGGAGGTGGCCGGATTCGTGCTGCCGCTCGGCGCCACCATGAACATGAATGGCACCGCCCTCTTCGAGGGCGTGACCGTGCTATTCCTGGCGCAGGTCTTCGGCGTCGCGCTCAGCCTGCCCATGCAGATGGTGGTCGTGGTCATGGCCGTGATCACGGCGATTGGCGCGGCGGGCGTGCCCAGCGGCTCGATCCCCTTGCTGGTCATGGTGCTGCAGATGGTGGGTGTGCCGGGTGAGGGCATCGCCCTGGTCCTGGGCGTGGACCGCTTGCTGGACATGGCGCGCACGGTCCCCAACGTCACCGGCGACCTGCTGACTTCCCTGGTCATCACGCGCAGCGAGCGGCTGCCGTTCGCGGCGCCGGCCGGGGCGCCCGCGGTGGCCGAGGTGCTGGCGCCGCCAGCCGTGGCCGCCGGGGCTGCGGATTAG
- a CDS encoding dienelactone hydrolase family protein: MFRRRRIQLAVAASCGGLLWGSGVVAAGHVAAIQAAQEPGLPAGAAEAQARLAASPRHAEWAMVRAGPGDSVRAWVVFPERKDKAPVVVVVHEIFGLSHWIRAVADQLAADGFLAIAPDLLTMKNIPVGPDGAPDAGAARTAIRTLDPADVQGQLLAAAEYGMKLPAAGPNYGIVGFCWGGSVSFAHAVRSPSVGASVVYYGGSPTSAELSSVRAPVLGLYGENDARVNATIAPADSAMRAHGKVYEHRVFAGAGHGFLRAQDGQNGANLAASKEAWPLTVAWLRNYLSNASPSASAAM, from the coding sequence ATGTTCAGGCGGCGGCGGATTCAGCTCGCGGTGGCGGCGTCGTGTGGAGGGTTGCTGTGGGGCTCCGGCGTGGTGGCCGCGGGCCACGTCGCGGCTATCCAGGCGGCTCAGGAGCCCGGGCTGCCGGCGGGCGCCGCCGAGGCGCAGGCCCGGCTGGCCGCCTCGCCTCGCCACGCGGAGTGGGCGATGGTCCGGGCCGGCCCCGGCGACAGTGTGCGCGCCTGGGTGGTATTCCCGGAGCGCAAGGACAAGGCGCCCGTCGTGGTGGTGGTGCACGAGATCTTCGGGCTCTCGCACTGGATCCGGGCCGTTGCCGATCAGCTCGCGGCCGACGGATTCCTGGCCATCGCGCCCGACCTGCTCACCATGAAGAATATCCCGGTCGGCCCGGACGGCGCACCGGACGCGGGGGCGGCACGGACTGCGATCCGTACGCTGGATCCGGCTGACGTCCAGGGCCAGCTCCTGGCCGCCGCCGAGTACGGGATGAAGCTGCCGGCGGCAGGGCCAAATTACGGGATCGTGGGCTTCTGCTGGGGCGGCAGCGTCTCCTTCGCCCATGCCGTGCGCTCGCCGTCGGTGGGCGCGTCCGTCGTGTACTACGGCGGCTCACCCACCAGCGCGGAGCTGTCCAGCGTGCGCGCGCCCGTGCTCGGACTATATGGCGAGAACGATGCACGGGTCAACGCCACCATTGCCCCGGCAGATTCGGCCATGCGCGCACACGGCAAGGTCTACGAACACCGCGTCTTCGCGGGCGCGGGGCACGGTTTCCTGCGTGCGCAGGATGGTCAGAACGGGGCCAACCTGGCGGCGAGCAAAGAAGCCTGGCCGCTCACGGTAGCGTGGCTGCGCAATTACCTGTCTAATGCCAGCCCATCCGCTTCCGCAGCGATGTGA